One Brassica oleracea var. oleracea cultivar TO1000 chromosome C7, BOL, whole genome shotgun sequence genomic window carries:
- the LOC106301850 gene encoding transcription factor bHLH71-like, translating into MTLEALSSNGLLNFLLSESLSPTPFKSLLDLDPSPENDIIIIPKNTIPEMSQQEPASRQPPPASRGKKRRRRKPRVCKNEEEAENQRITHIAVERNRRRQMNQHLSVLRSLMPQPFSQKGDQASIVGGAIDFIKELEHQLLSLEAQKLQKDKLSQTVISSTSQDSNCEPENPHLSLSQFFLHSYDPSQENRNGSTSSVKTAMEDLEVTLIETHANIRILSRRRGFQWTSVVATTGPPQLSKLVAALHSLSLSVLHLSVTTLETFAIYSISTKVEESCQLSSVDDIAGAVHHMLSIIEEEPFCCSTIPELPFTFPLNHTNATHSL; encoded by the exons ATGACTCTGGAAGCTTTATCATCAAATGGTCTCTTAAACTTTTTGCTCTCCGAGTCTCTTTCACCAACCCCATTCAAGTCTCTCCTCGATCTCGATCCATCGCCGGAAAATGACATCATCATCATCCCCAAGAACACAATTCCGGAGATGTCTCAACAAGAACCGGCGTCACGGCAGCCACCACCGGCTAGCAGAGGGAAGAAGCGGAGGAGGAGGAAGCCTAGGGTTTGCAAAAACGAAGAAGAAGCTGAGAATCAACGAATAACTCACATCGCGGTAGAAAGAAATCGAAGAAGACAAATGAATCAACATCTCTCTGTCTTAAGATCTCTCATGCCTCAACCTTTTTCTCAAAAG GGTGATCAAGCTTCAATAGTTGGTGGAGCCATAGATTTCATCAAAGAACTTGAACATCAGTTACTATCTCTTGAAGCTCAAAAGCTTCAAAAGGATAAACTAAGCCAGACGGTTATTTCTTCAACAAGTCAAGACTCAAACTGCGAACCTGAGAATCCTCACCTGTCTCTATCACAGTTCTTTCTCCACTCGTACGATCCAAGCCAGGAGAATAGAAATGGCTCAACAAGCTCGGTGAAAACGGCTATGGAGGATCTTGAAGTGACTCTAATAGAAACTCATGCTAACATCAGAATCCTGTCAAGAAGAAGAGGTTTCCAATGGACCTCGGTGGTGGCTACCACCGGGCCACCGCAACTTTCAAAGCTAGTGGCTGCTCTACATTCACTCTCCCTCTCCGTGCTTCACCTCAGTGTCACAACATTAGAAACTTTTGCTATTTACTCAATCAGCACTAAG GTGGAAGAGAGTTGCCAGCTAAGTTCAGTAGATGACATTGCAGGAGCAGTTCATCACATGCTAAGTATCATTGAAGAGGAACCTTTTTGTTGTTCAACAATCCCAGAGTTACCCTTTACTTTCCCCTTAAATCACACAAATGCCACTCATTCTCTCTGA
- the LOC106305291 gene encoding protein TORNADO 2-like — translation MPLSNNVIGCINFIAVLLSLPVIGAGIWLAMETVNSCVKILQWPIIILGILILLVGLAGFIGGLWRITWLLVIYLIAMLVLIVLLGVLIGFIYMVTIKGSGHPEPSRAYLEYSLQDFSGYLRQTVEKSYKWDRISTCLSTTNICPELNQRFSVALDFFNAHLSPIQSGCCKPPTKCGFTFVNPTYWINTMNGSADMDCLQWSNVQNTLCYSCDSCKAGLLANLKIDWLKADILLLLALIGLTIVYIIGCCPFRNSKTEGYTDI, via the exons ATGCCTCTAAGCAACAATGTAATAGGTTGCATAAACTTCATTGCCGTCCTCCTCTCACTTCCGGTCATCGGCGCCGGAATCTGGCTCGCTATGGAAACAGTGAACTCATGCGTCAAGATCCTTCAATGGCCAATAATAATCCTCGGAATCTTGATCCTCCTAGTGGGTCTCGCTGGTTTCATTGGAGGGCTCTGGAGAATCACTTGGCTTCTCGTCATCTACTTAATTGCAATGCTTGTTCTTATCGTACTTTTAGGTGTTCTTATCGGATTTATTTACATGGTTACTATTAAAGGCTCTGGTCATCCAGAACCAAGTAGAGCTTATCTTGAGTATAGTCTTCAAGACTTCTCTGGTTACTTACGTCAAACAGTTGAGAAATCTTACAAATGGGATAGGATTAGTACTTGTTTGAGTACTACTAACATTTGTCCTGAACTAAACCAGAGATTCAGTGTGGCTCTGGATTTCTTCAATGCTCATCTTAGTCCCATTCAA TCTGGTTGTTGCAAACCCCCAACAAAATGTGGCTTCACGTTTGTGAACCCTACTTACTGGATAAATACGATGAATGGGTCTGCAGACATGGATTGTCTACAATGGAGCAATGTTCAAAACACTTTGTGCTACAGTTGTGACTCTTGCAAAGCCGGTTTGCTCGCAAACCTCAAGATAGATTGGTTAAAAGCAGATATCCTTCTCCTTTTGGCACTTATCGGTCTAACAATCGTTTATATAATCGGCTGTTGCCCTTTTCGAAACTCGAAAACTGAGGGTTATACTGATATATGA